One segment of Solanum stenotomum isolate F172 chromosome 1, ASM1918654v1, whole genome shotgun sequence DNA contains the following:
- the LOC125853178 gene encoding BRCT domain-containing protein At4g02110: protein MAKSEQDMLYDDPSKIFIGVRFVLAGFDSPKKEQVRSKLLEAGGVDVSEYGPDCTHLIVDRAVYDDPLCVAARQDGKFLVSGLWVEHSFDVGMPVDHLSIMYRPPRDLTGIPGAKSLILCLTGYQRQDRDDIMIMVGLMGANFSKPLVANKVTHLICYKFEGEKYELAKKMKKIKLVNHLWLEDCLRAWEILPEASYDKSGYELEMMETEAKDSEDEQDDIAAIGRERVSFTSPQHSKSPNQFLLKEEISRNISEIHIQTGLSDLGNNKHLGLATSKESKPDLVTTFEGSDKRHLETLGTTVSRNEDVPQSMPQNGNSPTSVSNNARKSPKSCLSNSCVKSYSREKPRKINLIIATEQVESAGCPPANAVSQHCDNLNISSEKEQNEAEVDSANFPRSNMSCLEKGQSGVLHEKRRVDMLYYGSLETSHNPESMLDGGLGVESYSLKKPRKIGLIMALKQIESAGCPPHNIVSQHCDKLNISSEKEQDGTVVSSAKIPTSKMSCLEKGQSGVLPEKRKVELHKSSPTTSHIPESMVDSDLVEDRGEELDRHLSLRNNIQFGKGASLHPLQKCDSSIFTSIIQENQHECDEEAQAGICAVMGLRKTALSSNLDPVNVHSCDTEHSTGEHNSPRNELQAVKNPSPGNEREDVEKSIRMTELENAVGNTRSGSKPLKIKTLPKKTLGSRLSLCERDARNQEGTTFHNKTVPANDSAPSVSWGRKDRDHQEVLSFAKVEIPPAGSAELSKETEKRKYLDSGKEDVEIVESINNDAETSESKEYDELNVLTGEVSGVPQSLVTSAEELVVNVDGTDVEDCAVRHDADNKNSEAQKIISGKNTGSNKSTSAENDVDVKITKGPKYLMKRSNTTNIVAKRAVISRKVAKKKKSENDKKKNEETEIEKGLPVPGEQTVLALDHELNSMDVEKENSPLIEGQITSYNEHGAGKSSPKCDNKKPLKADVANPRSLQVTKVGTEQRWFILSGHRLLRKEFEKVIKRLKGHVCRDSHQWSYQATHFIVPDPVRRTEKLFAAAASGRWILKSDYLTASNEAGRLLDEEKYEWHKKGLTEDLAIDLEAPRKWRLLRERTGHGAFYGMKVIIHGDCIVPPLDTLKRAVKAGDGTILATSPPYTRFLNSGIDFAVVDETMPHYDKWVQEFLRCEIPCILADYLVAYVCKPGYPCDSYVQYNTHTWVERSLKNLEDRLEEVVVDMLPSDDNSKIE from the exons ATGGCAAAAAGTGAGCAAGATATGTTATATGATGATCCTTCTAAAATCTTCATCGGTGTCCGTTTTGTTCTTGCTGGGTTCGATTCCCCGAAGAAAGAACAG GTCCGGTCCAAGCTTTTGGAGGCTGGTGGAGTTGACGTGAGCGAATATGGCCCGGATTGCACTCACCTCATTGTTGATAGAGCAGTTTAT gaTGATCCTCTGTGTGTTGCTGCCCGACAAGATGGAAAATTTTTAGTCTCTGGCTTGTGGGTTGAGCACAGTTTTGATGTGGGAATGCCTGTCGATCACCTCTCA ATTATGTACAGACCTCCAAGGGATTTGACTGGAATCCCAGGTGCTAAATCACTAATTCTGTGCTTAACTGGATATCAGCGGCAAGACCGAGATGATATTATG aTAATGGTTGGGTTGATGGGTGCAAACTTTTCAAAGCCATTGGTTGCAAACAAAGTCACTCATCTTATTTGCTACAAATTTGAGG GAGAGAAATACGAGCTTgccaagaaaatgaagaagataaaaCTAGTGAATCACCTGTGGCTAGAAGATTG TTTAAGGGCCTGGGAAATTCTTCCGGAGGCTAGCTATGATAAAAG TGGGTATGAGTTGGAGATGATGGAAACCGAAGCCAAGGATTCTGAAGATGAACAAGACGATATTGCTGCAATTGGCAGAGAGAGAGTTTCTTTCACTAGTCCTCAACACTCAAAGAGTCCCAATCAATTCCTCTTGAAGGAGGAAATCTCTAGAAACATCTCAGAGATACACATACAGACAGGTCTGTCAGATCTTGGAAACAATAAGCATCTGGGATTAGCAACTTCAAAGGAATCGAAACCGGACCTGGTTACAACCTTTGAGGGATCTGACAAGCGACATCTTGAGACCCTTGGCACCACTGTGAGTAGAAATGAAGATGTGCCACAAAGCATGCCACAAAATGGAAATAGTCCGACTTCAGTTTCTAATAATGCTAGGAAGTCTCCTAAATCTTGTTTGTCAAACAGTTGTGTTAAAAGTTATTCCCGAGAAAAACCTAGAAAAATTAATCTCATCATTGCCACAGAACAAGTTGAGAGTGCAGGATGTCCTCCCGCTAATGCGGTGAGTCAACATTGTGATAACTTGAACATCTCCTCAGAGAAAGAGCAGAATGAAGCAGAAGTTGATTCTGCAAACTTTCCTAGAAGTAATATGTCATGCCTGGAAAAGGGCCAAAGTGGTGTACTCCATGAGAAAAGGAGGGTGGACATGTTATATTACGGCTCTCTGGAAACTAGTCATAATCCAGAAAGCATGTTAGATGGTGGCCTAGGTGTTGAAAGTTATTCCCTGAAAAAACCTAGAAAAATTGGTCTCATCATGGCCTTGAAACAAATTGAGAGTGCAGGATGTCCTCCCCATAATATAGTGAGCCAACATTGTGATAAATTGAACATTTCCTCAGAGAAAGAGCAGGACGGAACTGTAGTTAGTTCTGCAAAAATTCCTACAAGTAAAATGTCATGCCTTGAAAAGGGCCAAAGTGGTGTACTACCTGAGAAACGGAAGGTTGAGTTACATAAAAGCTCTCCAACAACTAGTCATATTCCAGAAAGCATGGTAGATAGTGACCTGGTGGAAGATCGTGGTGAAGAGTTGGACAGACATTTGTCGTTGCGCAACAATATCCAGTTTGGCAAGGGTGCAAGTCTTCATCCCTTGCAGAAATGTGATTCTTCTATTTTCACTTCCATAATACAAGAAAATCAGCACGAGTGTGATGAGGAGGCGCAAGCTGGCATTTGTGCAGTCATGGGGTTAAGAAAGACTGCTTTGAGCAGCAATTTGGACCCTGTTAATGTTCACTCATGTGATACTGAGCATTCTACTGGTGAACATAACAGCCCGAGGAATGAACTGCAAGCTGTCAAAAATCCATCTCCTGGCAATGAAAGGGAAGATGTTGAGAAGTCTATTCGGATGACCGAATTGGAAAATGCCGTAGGAAATACTAGGTCAGGGTCTAAGCCATTAAAGATAAAAACCCTTCCCAAGAAGACACTGGGATCTAGACTAAGTCTCTGTGAAAGGGATGCAAGAAATCAGGAAGGTACTACATTTCATAACAAGACTGTTCCAGCAAATGACTCTGCACCTTCTGTGAGCTGGGGCAGAAAGGACAGAGATCACCAAGAGGTTCTTAGCTTTGCAAAGGTTGAGATTCCACCAGCAGGTAGTGCAGAATTAAGCAAAGAAACAGAGAAAAGAAAGTACTTGGATTCTGGAAAGGAAGATGTTGAAATAGTTGAATCCATAAATAATGATGCTGAAACTTCAGAGAGtaaagagtatgatgagttgaaTGTCTTAACAGGTGAGGTCAGTGGAGTACCGCAGTCTCTGGTTACATCTGCAGAGGAACTTGTGGTGAACGTGGATGGGACTGATGTGGAAGATTGTGCTGTGAGGCATGATGCTGACAACAAGAACTCTGAAGCTCAAAAGATTATTTCTGGCAAGAACACCGGGTCAAATAAATCAACTTCTGCAGAGAATGATGTAGATGTGAAAATAACCAAAGGCCCAAAATACTTAATGAAGAGGTCAAACACAACTAATATAGTTGCTAAAAGAGCTGTAATTTCCCGAAAAGTTGCCAAAAAGAAGAAGTCCgaaaatgacaaaaagaagaatgagGAAACAGAGATTGAAAAAGGTTTACCTGTACCAGGTGAACAAACAGTACTGGCACTTGATCATGAGTTGAACTCCATGGATGTGGAGAAGGAGAATAGTCCTCTTATTGAAGGCCAAATCACGAGTTATAATGAACATGGAGCTGGTAAAAGTTCTCCAAAATGTGATAACAAAAAACCTCTAAAGGCTGATGTTGCAAATCCTCGCTCATTGCAGGTTACTAAAGTAGGAACTGAGCAAAGGTGGTTTATCCTTAGTGGGCATCGACTGCTAAGAAAGGAATTTGAGAAGGTCATCAAACGTTTGAAAGGACATGTGTGCAGAGATTCTCATCAATGGTCATATCAAGCAACTCATTTCATTGTTCCTGATCCAGTTCGCAGAACTGAAAAATTGTTTGCTGCTGCAGCCTCTGGAAG GTGGATCCTAAAGTCTGATTATTTAACAGCTAGCAATGAAGCTGGAAGACTCTTggatgaagaaaaatatgaatGGCACAAAAAGGGCTTAACAGAAGATTTAGCAATCGACTTAGAAGCTCCAAGGAAGTGGCGGCTTCTGAGGGAGAGAACTGGACATGGTGCATTTTATGGAATGAAGGTAATCATACATGGAGACTGCATTGTACCACCATTG GATACACTGAAGCGCGCTGTCAAGGCTGGAGATGGTACTATATTAGCAACTTCACCTCCTTACACTCGCTTCCTTAACTCAGGTATTGATTTTGCTGTTGTCGATGAGACCATGCCCCATTATGATAAGTGGGTTCAAGAATTCCTAAGATGTGAGATACCTTGCATTTTGGCTGATTACTTGGTGGCTTATGTGTGCAAGCCGGGTTATCCTTGTGACAGTTATGTACAATACAATACTCACACTTGGGTAGAAAGGTCATTGAAAAACCTTGAAGATCGCTTGGAAGAAGTTGTTGTGGATATGCTGCCATCAGATGACAACAGTAAGATAGAATGA
- the LOC125853202 gene encoding uncharacterized protein LOC125853202, whose translation MGWMTRFLSAVAFLAIGVLFSPETFGSKSDGQHPPKLATFLKLAHLLCFSTAFGAALWVTFIGGIIMFKNLPRHQFGNLQSKMFPAYFSMVGVCCAVSVGSFGYLHPWKTASASEKYQLGFILAAFAFNLSNLFVFTPLTIQMMKERHKIEREANIGEEVGWTKNQEVAKVNPKLSAMNKKFGMIHGLSSLANIFSFGCLAMHSWYLAGKLDL comes from the exons ATGGGTTGGATGACACGATTCTTATCTGCTGTAGCTTTCTTGGCAATTGGAGTACTTTTTTCTCCAGAAACTTTCGGTTCAAAATCAGATGGTCAACATCCTCCAAAGCTCGCAACTTTTCTGAAATTAGCTCATCTCCTCTGCTTTTCAACTGCTTTTGGTGCTGCTCTATGGGTCACTTTCATCGGTGGTATCATCATGttcaa GAATTTGCCAAGGCATCAGTTTGGGAATCTGCAGAGTAAAATGTTTCCTGCTTACTTTTCCATGGTGGGGGTATGTTGTGCTGTGTCTGTGGGTTCTTTTGGGTACTTGCATCCATGGAAGACTGCCTCTGCTTCTGAGAAGTACCAACTTGGGTTCATTCTTGCTGCATTTGCTTTCAACCTCAGCAATCTCTTTGTCTTTACTCCTTTGACAATTCAG ATGATGAAGGAAAGGCataagatagagagggaggcGAACATCGGGGAAGAAGTTGGATGGACAAAGAACCAAGAAGTCGCAAAGGTTAATCCAAAGCTTTCAGCAATGAACAAGAAATTTGGGATGATTCATGGCCTATCTTCCCTTGCTAACATCTTCTCCTTCGGTTGCCTCGCAATGCATTCCTGGTACCTGGCAGGAAAATTGGATCTCTAG